In Fusarium musae strain F31 chromosome 7, whole genome shotgun sequence, a single window of DNA contains:
- a CDS encoding hypothetical protein (EggNog:ENOG41), with product MASAVDSPPAHSPPAHPPQRPRGILKNSYQKSPPTSPNHDQPASDKELTIANTQINAGHRRSSSGARPPGSRRQSGANSSIGDVLEPSQRLKWDEANLYLTEQERSSTMKITEPKTPYAKHYDPAEDPSDEDEDPLADAGARLKNSRPSREDDIPGLSLGEPEEEIPEAGAPSPRSEKSVHVDDESSIGHNAEEELAGMSPEEREKHRKFEQLRKRHYEMKNVAQLLGHPETLPDEDEDDEGEVPPVPQVPRVPNGTA from the exons ATGGCTTCTGCTGTTGATTCTCCCCCGGCGCACTCGCCTCCTGcccatcctcctcaacgACCTCGAG GCATCCTCAAGAACTCGTATCAGAAATCTCCTCCCACTTCGCCGAACCACGATCAACCTGCCAGCGATAAGGAGctcaccatcgccaacacTCAGATCAACGCTGGTCACCGTCGTTCTTCCTCTGGAGCTCGCCCTCCTGGATCCCGCCGACAATCAGGCGCCAACAGCTCCATCGGAGACGTTCTCGAACCCTCCCAACGACTTAAGTGGGACGAGGCAAACCTCTACCTCACGGAGCAGGAGCGCTCCTCTACCATGAAGATCACAGAACCCAAGACTCCCTATGCCAAACACTACGACCCCGCCGAAGACCCGTcggacgaagacgaggatccTCTGGCGGACGCTGGTGCTCGTCTTAAGAATTCACGTCCAAGCCGTGAGGATGACATTCCGGGCCTTTCGCTGGGCGAACCGGAAGAGGAGATCCCGGAGGCGGGCGCGCCGTCGCCCCGCAGCGAAAAGAGCGTCCACGTCGACGACGAGAGCAGCATCGGGCACAAcgcggaggaggagctggcgGGCATGTCTCCCGAGGAGCGTGAGAAGCACAGAAAGTTTGAACAGCTCCGAAAGAGACACTACGAAATGAAGAATGTGGCCCAGCTCCTGGGCCACCCCGAGACGCTcccagatgaggatgaggatgacgagggcgAGGTGCCGCCTGTGCCACAGGTACCGCGCGTGCCCAACGGTACTGCGTAG
- the LCL2 gene encoding Long chronological lifespan protein 2 (EggNog:ENOG41), which yields MRYLFAVLSLLTLVNAQFGGFFDQMFNQQGGHEHHQAQQQNNPSDANHYKQNYENSVCDKYLCPDTLACVHFPHHCPCAWDAQQEKFELAEGQRLCVSRGGFQPGETARKIELARKGLL from the exons atGCGATACCTTTTTGCTGTTTTGTCTCTATTGACGTTGGTCAATGCCCAATTCGGCGGCTTCTTTGATCAAATGTTCAACCAGCAAGGAGGCCACGAACACCACCAAGCGCAACAGCAAAACAACCCAAGCGATGCCAACCACTACAAGCAGAATTACGAGAATT CTGTCTGCGACAAATACCTCTGCCCCGATACTCTCGCATGCGTCCACTTTCCTCACCACTGTCCCTGCGCCTGGGATGCTCAACAGGAAAAGTTCGAATTAGCAGAGGGACAACGTCTCTGTGTTTCCCGGGGTGGATTCCAGCCCGGTGAAACAGCTCGAAAGATTGAATTGGCAAGAAAGGGATTACTGTGA
- a CDS encoding hypothetical protein (BUSCO:EOG09264ZDZ~EggNog:ENOG41) has product MRFLTMQRPIFAAVATLARPAFTPVAPLGVQLANSLVQGHRFASVKSQGAYKKKPKRGIPKKLGAKRTGDQFVIPGNILYKQRGTHWWPGENCIMGRDHTIHAMATGYVKYYRDPSLHPDRKYIGVVFDKNDTLPYPVHAQRKRKLNMTAFPIKEVAAQPEISPSGIPFQVNRVEAGEPDRLLKLRKDYSYREDNWAIGKLAKTTGLKTKRFRTRKQWFRHRRWRRERELEGQRKAAQKRAESGGEIKAVKVLSQKQAKKAKKASKKK; this is encoded by the exons ATGAGGTTCCTCACGATGCAGCGGCCAATATTTGCTGCTGTGGCTACTCTAGCCAGGCCGGCTTTCACACCCGTCGCTCCTCTGGGTGTCCAATTGGCCAATTCCCTCGTCCAAGGTCATCGATTTGCCTCGGTCAAGTCACAGGGTGcatacaagaagaagcccaagagggGTATTCCAAAGAAGCTCGGTGCAAAGCGTACAGGAG ATCAATTCGTCATTCCCGGAAACATCCTCTACAAGCAGCGCGGTACGCATTGGTGGCCTGGAGAGAACTGCATCATGGGTCGAGACCACACCATTCACGCAATGGCAACCGGATACGTCAAATACTACCGCGATCCCTCGCTACATCCCGACCGCAAATACATCGGCGTAGTCTTTGACAAGAACGACACACTGCCATATCCCGTCCACGCCCAACGCAAGCGAAAACTAAACATGACCGCCTTCCCCATCAAAGAAGTCGCCGCGCAGCCCGAGATCTCGCCGTCCGGAATCCCCTTCCAGGTCAACCGTGTCGAAGCGGGCGAGCCAGACAGATTGCTCAAGCTGCGAAAGGACTACAGTTACCGTGAAGACAACTGGGCCATTGGAAAGCTGGCCAAGACGACGggcctcaagaccaagaggTTCAGGACGCGAAAGCAGTGGTTCAGACATAGACGATGGAGGCGGGAGAGGGAACTCGAAGGACAGAGAAAGGCGGCGCAGAAGAGGGCTGAGAGCGGTGGGGAGATTAAGGCTGTCAAGGTGCTTAGCCAGaagcaagccaagaaggcaaagaaggCATCAAAGAAGAAATAG